A section of the Deinococcus taeanensis genome encodes:
- the secD gene encoding protein translocase subunit SecD — protein sequence MTYGNKRNKNGRPAPRGSGPTAGRPNLWTGLLLLLTLLASLAFIWRPWQHQATPWSLWNDKFQFMTLGLDLKGGLRIELAPETGTATKDELERVKTVIENRINALGVAEPTVTVAGGRRVVVEIPGATPAVQDRARAIIQKTARLEFRIVQQGAQPDQALAQSNPRTGGYTLMQLGPVEATGEVIADAKAATDPQSGRWVVTFQTTDKGAQTFGDFTGKNVNRLMAVVLDDQIQSVATIQQRLFRDVQITGNFDADEANQLALVLKSGALPIKIKTEAERAIGPSLGADAIRSGAIAALVGIGLVFVMLFGYYGFWFGLVGALGLLFSSIVILGMLAGFGATLTLPGIAGLVLTIGAAVDGNVISFERIKEELYRGKGIKNSIRAGYDHSTAAILDVNASHLLSALALYNYSTGPVKGFAVTLIIGVVASTFSNLVFAKWFIQWLAQRRPNMSAPQWIKDTHIDFIRPAPFITTLSVLLAIAGGAVLATRGLNFGVDFTSGTTMSVKTSSATTTEQVREAVTGAGVEKVNGQSTVIQRTVTPGVEGASYTVKVPELTRAEINRVAAAVEKLPQGEKQSDETVGPAVGQELTQKTLYAVLLGMGLILIYVGFRFDFIMGLGSILAVLHDVGIVMGLYSLLGLEFSIASVAALLTLIGYSLNDSIIVSDRIRENMREMRGKSYRDIVNASINQTLSRTVMTSVSTMLPLLSLLIFGGPVLRDFSLVLLVGILIGTYSSIYIVAPLVVYFEEWNRRRKGGAQTVKA from the coding sequence GTGACCTACGGTAACAAACGCAACAAGAATGGTCGTCCCGCGCCGCGTGGCAGCGGACCGACGGCCGGTAGACCAAATCTGTGGACGGGCCTGCTGCTGCTGCTGACGCTGCTGGCCTCGCTGGCGTTCATCTGGCGGCCCTGGCAGCATCAGGCCACCCCGTGGAGCCTGTGGAATGACAAGTTCCAGTTCATGACCCTGGGGCTGGACCTGAAGGGCGGCCTGCGTATTGAGCTGGCGCCCGAGACAGGAACCGCCACGAAGGATGAACTTGAGCGGGTCAAGACAGTGATTGAGAACCGCATCAATGCGCTGGGCGTGGCCGAACCCACCGTGACGGTCGCGGGTGGGCGGCGTGTGGTGGTGGAAATCCCGGGCGCCACCCCGGCCGTACAGGACCGCGCGCGGGCCATCATCCAGAAGACGGCGCGACTGGAGTTCAGGATTGTGCAGCAGGGCGCGCAGCCGGATCAGGCGCTGGCGCAGAGCAACCCCCGCACGGGCGGGTACACGCTGATGCAGCTGGGGCCGGTGGAGGCCACCGGTGAGGTGATTGCAGACGCGAAGGCCGCGACGGATCCGCAGTCGGGCCGCTGGGTCGTGACGTTCCAGACGACCGACAAGGGCGCGCAGACGTTCGGTGATTTCACCGGGAAGAACGTGAACCGTCTGATGGCGGTGGTGCTGGACGATCAGATTCAGAGTGTGGCGACCATTCAGCAGCGGCTGTTCCGTGACGTGCAGATCACCGGGAACTTCGACGCGGATGAGGCGAACCAGCTGGCACTGGTGCTGAAGTCCGGCGCGCTGCCCATCAAGATCAAGACGGAGGCGGAGCGCGCGATCGGTCCGAGCCTGGGGGCGGATGCCATTCGCAGCGGCGCCATTGCCGCGCTGGTGGGCATCGGGCTGGTGTTCGTGATGCTGTTCGGCTACTACGGTTTCTGGTTCGGTCTGGTGGGGGCGCTGGGTCTGCTGTTCTCCAGCATCGTGATTCTGGGCATGCTGGCTGGCTTCGGGGCCACGCTGACCCTGCCGGGCATCGCGGGTCTGGTGCTCACGATCGGCGCCGCGGTCGATGGGAACGTGATTTCCTTCGAGCGCATCAAGGAAGAGCTGTACCGCGGCAAGGGCATCAAGAACTCCATCCGGGCCGGGTACGATCACTCCACGGCCGCGATTCTGGACGTGAATGCCTCGCACCTGCTGTCCGCGCTGGCGCTGTACAACTACTCCACCGGTCCCGTGAAGGGCTTCGCGGTCACGCTGATCATCGGGGTGGTGGCGTCCACGTTCTCGAACCTGGTGTTCGCCAAGTGGTTCATTCAGTGGCTGGCGCAGCGCCGGCCGAACATGAGCGCGCCGCAGTGGATCAAGGACACGCACATTGACTTCATCAGGCCGGCGCCCTTCATCACGACGCTCAGCGTGCTGCTGGCCATTGCGGGCGGCGCGGTGCTCGCCACGCGGGGCCTGAACTTCGGGGTGGACTTCACGAGTGGTACGACCATGTCGGTCAAGACGAGCAGCGCGACGACGACCGAGCAGGTCCGCGAGGCTGTGACGGGCGCGGGGGTGGAGAAGGTCAACGGCCAGAGCACGGTGATTCAGCGGACGGTCACGCCGGGTGTGGAGGGTGCGTCGTACACCGTGAAGGTTCCGGAGCTTACGCGTGCGGAAATCAACCGTGTGGCGGCCGCTGTCGAGAAGCTGCCGCAGGGTGAGAAACAGTCGGACGAGACTGTCGGGCCGGCTGTGGGACAGGAGCTGACGCAGAAGACCCTGTATGCGGTGCTGCTGGGCATGGGTCTGATTCTGATCTACGTGGGCTTCCGCTTCGACTTCATCATGGGGCTGGGCAGCATCCTGGCGGTGCTGCACGATGTGGGCATCGTGATGGGGCTGTACTCCCTGCTGGGGCTGGAATTCTCGATTGCCAGTGTGGCGGCGCTGCTGACGCTGATCGGTTACTCGCTGAACGACTCGATTATCGTGTCGGACCGCATTCGCGAGAACATGAGGGAGATGCGCGGTAAATCGTACCGGGACATCGTGAACGCCAGCATCAACCAGACGCTGTCGCGCACGGTCATGACGTCCGTGAGCACCATGCTGCCGCTGCTGAGCCTGCTGATCTTCGGTGGGCCGGTGCTGCGGGACTTCAGCCTGGTGCTGCTGGTGGGCATCCTGATCGGGACGTATTCCAGCATTTACATCGTGGCGCCGCTGGTGGTGTACTTCGAGGAGTGGAACCGCCGGCGCAAGGGTGGGGCGCAGACCGTGAAGGCCTGA
- the infB gene encoding translation initiation factor IF-2 — MSKVRIYTLAKDLGVENARMLEILDGLGVSYKSVSSTIEEDTVELIKEILAEESGQGGAAATAAPAADVSPAAAEPAVQTAAVQVAEPEVQTEPAATAAPEVPHRAPVVTIMGHVDHGKTSLLDYIRKTKVAAKEAGGITQHVGAFEAKTSKGRIVFIDTPGHEAFTTIRARGANVADIAIIVIAADDSLMPQTREAIAHAQAAKVPMIVAINKVDLPQADPERVKTDLTQLNLVPEEYGGDLIVVPVSAKTGEGVEDLLEYISLTAEIEDLRADPKGTFSGVIIEGKVDKQAGVLATVMVQEGTLHVGDFLVVGENYGKIKAMTDSNGGRIKDAGPSTPVQILGFSDVPHSGETVTSAKNEHAARELVAQRVGTRRDAENARVQRRLTLEEMMGPLGSVRTVNLILRADTQGSVEAIQGILARKESDDVKINVMLAGIGAPTEGDVLLASTAEATILCFSVTASGGVKKVAENKSVDIKSFRIIYELIDEVDRLIKGNLEPVFEERYLGRAEVRMVIRHPKSGNIAGSYVTDGSLKRNARAKVTRGKQVVYEGTIIGLKRFKDDVREVQTGYECGINLDWNDVTEGDIIEASEMVEVEQA, encoded by the coding sequence ATGTCGAAAGTTCGTATTTACACCCTCGCCAAGGATCTTGGCGTCGAGAACGCCAGGATGCTGGAGATCCTGGATGGTCTGGGCGTCTCCTACAAGAGCGTGAGCAGCACCATTGAGGAAGACACGGTCGAATTGATCAAGGAAATTCTCGCGGAGGAGTCCGGCCAGGGCGGCGCAGCAGCTACCGCTGCGCCCGCTGCCGACGTGAGTCCCGCCGCGGCTGAACCGGCTGTTCAGACGGCCGCCGTGCAGGTCGCCGAACCTGAGGTGCAGACGGAACCGGCGGCGACCGCTGCACCGGAAGTGCCTCACCGTGCGCCGGTCGTGACGATCATGGGTCACGTGGATCACGGGAAGACCAGCCTGCTCGACTACATCCGCAAGACGAAGGTCGCGGCGAAGGAAGCGGGCGGCATCACCCAGCACGTCGGGGCGTTCGAGGCGAAAACCAGTAAGGGCCGCATCGTGTTCATCGACACGCCCGGTCACGAGGCGTTCACGACCATCCGCGCGCGCGGGGCGAACGTCGCGGACATCGCGATCATCGTGATTGCTGCCGATGACAGCCTGATGCCGCAGACGCGCGAAGCCATTGCGCACGCGCAGGCGGCGAAGGTGCCGATGATCGTTGCGATCAACAAGGTGGACCTGCCGCAGGCGGATCCCGAACGCGTCAAGACGGACCTGACGCAGCTGAACCTCGTGCCGGAAGAGTACGGCGGCGACCTGATCGTCGTGCCTGTCTCGGCCAAGACGGGTGAAGGGGTCGAGGACCTGCTGGAGTACATCAGCCTGACGGCTGAGATTGAGGACCTGCGCGCCGACCCGAAGGGCACCTTTAGCGGCGTGATCATCGAGGGCAAGGTGGACAAGCAGGCCGGCGTGCTCGCCACCGTCATGGTGCAGGAAGGCACGCTGCACGTCGGCGACTTCCTGGTTGTGGGCGAGAACTACGGCAAGATCAAGGCCATGACGGACAGCAACGGCGGCCGCATCAAGGACGCCGGTCCCAGCACGCCCGTGCAGATCCTGGGCTTCAGCGATGTGCCGCACAGCGGTGAAACGGTGACAAGCGCCAAGAACGAGCACGCCGCCCGCGAACTCGTGGCTCAGCGGGTCGGCACCCGCCGCGACGCGGAGAATGCCCGCGTGCAGCGCCGCCTGACCCTGGAAGAGATGATGGGGCCACTGGGCAGCGTCCGCACCGTGAACCTGATTCTGCGTGCTGACACGCAGGGCAGCGTGGAGGCCATTCAGGGCATCCTGGCGCGCAAGGAAAGCGACGACGTGAAGATCAACGTGATGCTGGCGGGAATCGGCGCTCCGACCGAGGGGGACGTGCTGCTGGCCAGCACCGCCGAGGCGACCATCCTGTGCTTCAGCGTCACGGCGTCTGGCGGCGTGAAGAAGGTCGCGGAGAACAAGAGCGTGGACATCAAGTCCTTCCGGATCATCTACGAACTCATTGACGAGGTGGACCGCCTGATCAAGGGCAACCTCGAACCGGTGTTCGAGGAACGGTACCTGGGCCGCGCAGAAGTCCGCATGGTCATCCGTCACCCGAAAAGCGGCAACATTGCCGGGTCGTACGTCACGGACGGCAGCCTGAAACGCAACGCCCGCGCGAAGGTCACCCGTGGCAAGCAGGTCGTGTACGAGGGCACCATCATCGGCCTCAAGCGCTTCAAGGACGACGTCCGTGAAGTGCAGACCGGGTACGAGTGTGGCATCAACCTCGACTGGAATGACGTCACTGAAGGCGACATCATCGAAGCCAGCGAGATGGTGGAAGTCGAACAGGCCTGA
- a CDS encoding YlxR family protein — translation MACRRRRPQAAFIRVAREGGVWGVQEGHRSGRGAYVCADSPSCWQEKRLRRAFGAQAPGVAQALSARQSTDSSRA, via the coding sequence GTGGCGTGCCGGCGGCGGCGTCCGCAGGCGGCGTTCATCCGCGTGGCCCGTGAGGGCGGCGTGTGGGGCGTGCAGGAAGGACACCGGTCGGGCCGGGGCGCGTACGTGTGTGCCGATTCCCCAAGCTGCTGGCAGGAGAAGCGGTTGCGCCGGGCGTTCGGAGCGCAGGCTCCGGGCGTTGCGCAGGCGCTGAGTGCGCGGCAGTCCACTGATTCATCCCGCGCCTGA
- the nusA gene encoding transcription termination factor NusA encodes MSQPEFNFADALREVAQARNINEMQLIEAFEQSLAQAYTRNVEPDKRIEVHLDPQSGELEVLVVREVVEKVEDEHLQISLADALELDPGVEVGMEMEFPVDREKFSRIALQAAKQTLTQKMRETERNVVFNEYKDREGQVLTAQVVRSDNKGNWFVELGAGEAILPPREQIPGEKLTPGNRVKIYLKEVRKTPKGPTILASRADERLLDYLLKQEIPEVANGIVEVKAISREAGQRSKVAVFSHNSNVDPIGACIGHRGNRIQAVTGELGRERVDVILWDANTRDFIRNALSPAKVGLIEVQSERREATVTVTPDQLSLAIGKGGQNVRLAAKLTGFKIDLRETAAISDLDAAMQQALQDEQEGRDTTTAQSAFDALFKDSKSVATASPDDVQE; translated from the coding sequence ATGAGCCAGCCGGAATTTAATTTTGCCGATGCGCTGCGTGAAGTGGCGCAGGCACGAAACATCAACGAGATGCAGCTGATCGAGGCGTTCGAGCAGTCACTCGCGCAGGCGTACACCCGGAACGTTGAGCCGGACAAACGCATCGAGGTGCACCTGGACCCCCAGAGTGGTGAGCTGGAGGTGCTGGTGGTGCGTGAGGTCGTGGAGAAGGTGGAGGACGAGCACCTTCAGATCTCCCTGGCCGACGCGCTGGAGCTCGATCCGGGCGTGGAAGTGGGCATGGAGATGGAGTTTCCCGTGGACCGCGAGAAGTTCAGCCGGATCGCACTGCAGGCCGCGAAGCAGACGCTGACGCAGAAGATGCGGGAAACCGAACGCAACGTGGTCTTCAACGAGTACAAGGACCGCGAGGGTCAGGTGCTGACCGCGCAGGTGGTCCGCAGTGACAACAAGGGGAACTGGTTCGTGGAGCTGGGGGCCGGTGAGGCAATCCTGCCGCCGCGCGAGCAGATTCCCGGGGAGAAACTCACGCCCGGTAACCGCGTGAAGATCTACCTGAAGGAGGTTCGCAAGACCCCCAAGGGCCCGACGATCCTGGCCAGCCGGGCCGATGAGCGTCTGCTGGATTACCTGCTGAAGCAGGAGATTCCGGAGGTCGCCAACGGCATCGTGGAGGTCAAGGCCATCAGCCGTGAGGCGGGGCAGCGCAGCAAGGTGGCGGTCTTCAGCCACAACAGCAACGTGGACCCGATCGGGGCGTGCATCGGTCACCGCGGGAACCGCATTCAGGCAGTGACGGGTGAACTGGGCCGTGAGCGCGTGGACGTGATCCTGTGGGACGCGAACACCCGTGACTTCATCCGCAACGCCCTGTCGCCCGCGAAGGTGGGTTTGATCGAGGTGCAGTCCGAGCGGCGCGAGGCGACCGTGACGGTCACGCCCGATCAGCTGTCCCTGGCCATCGGCAAGGGCGGTCAGAACGTGCGTCTCGCGGCGAAACTCACCGGGTTCAAGATTGACCTGCGTGAAACGGCCGCGATCAGCGATCTGGACGCCGCGATGCAGCAGGCCCTGCAGGACGAGCAGGAGGGCCGCGACACGACGACCGCCCAGTCCGCGTTTGACGCGCTGTTCAAGGACAGCAAGTCGGTCGCGACGGCCAGCCCGGACGACGTTCAGGAGTAA
- the rimP gene encoding ribosome maturation factor RimP yields the protein MNNNGNNQLVEIARTALEPLGYEVLEVQVQNLGGQPVVLVRIDRLDEQPVTVDDLTRASRAAEVEFDRVDPIAGEYRLEFESPGGKRPLLRARHFERMLGLKVRVRGEGQSFTAPVTGVDGDQITFTVNGEPLTLRAGTFQANLAEFPDRHR from the coding sequence ATGAATAACAACGGAAACAACCAACTTGTGGAGATTGCCCGTACGGCGCTGGAGCCGTTGGGGTATGAGGTGCTGGAAGTGCAGGTCCAGAACCTGGGGGGTCAGCCGGTCGTGCTGGTCCGGATTGACCGTCTGGATGAGCAGCCCGTGACGGTTGATGACCTGACCCGGGCCAGCCGCGCGGCGGAAGTGGAGTTTGACCGCGTGGATCCGATTGCCGGGGAGTACCGCCTGGAATTCGAATCGCCAGGTGGAAAGCGGCCGCTGCTGCGCGCACGGCATTTTGAGCGCATGCTGGGCCTGAAAGTCCGCGTGCGTGGGGAGGGGCAGTCGTTCACGGCCCCTGTGACCGGGGTGGACGGGGACCAGATCACCTTTACGGTGAATGGAGAGCCGCTGACCCTGAGGGCCGGGACCTTCCAGGCGAACCTGGCAGAGTTCCCGGACCGTCACCGTTAA
- the bshA gene encoding N-acetyl-alpha-D-glucosaminyl L-malate synthase BshA produces MKIAVLCHASAGGSGVVATELGLQVARAGHEVHFVGSAQPFRLAGHGGMRGPYFHQVGGYAYALFDQPYPELAAANTLTEVILEHGVDLSHAHYAIPHATAAIHARAITGRTRVMTTLHGTDVTLVGLEPAFRSTTRHAIERSDHVTAVSRYLAEHTLEVFGVDRDIEVIHNFVDSDRFVRVTDPTIRARFAHPDEALLVHVSNFRPVKRAADVVQVFARVAAEIPARLLMIGDGPEKPRAVELAQQLGVIGRTHFLGSFPDVETVLGISDLFLLPSQQESFGLAALEAMSCEVPVVAARAGGIPEVVQDGVTGFLADVGDVDRMADASLSILRNRDLYQLMGQAGRQAAVETFHPSRIVPKYLAAYERTVRGEPVA; encoded by the coding sequence GTGAAGATCGCGGTGCTGTGCCACGCGAGCGCCGGCGGCTCCGGCGTCGTCGCCACCGAACTGGGCCTCCAGGTCGCCCGCGCCGGGCATGAAGTGCACTTCGTGGGCTCTGCCCAGCCTTTCCGGCTCGCCGGGCACGGCGGCATGCGCGGGCCGTACTTTCATCAGGTGGGCGGCTACGCCTACGCCCTGTTCGACCAGCCGTACCCCGAACTCGCGGCCGCGAACACCCTGACCGAGGTGATCCTCGAACACGGCGTGGACCTGTCACACGCGCACTACGCCATTCCGCACGCCACGGCCGCCATTCACGCCCGCGCCATCACCGGCCGCACCCGCGTGATGACCACCCTGCACGGCACGGACGTCACGCTGGTCGGCCTGGAACCCGCGTTCCGCAGCACCACCCGGCACGCCATTGAACGCAGCGATCACGTCACTGCCGTCTCCCGCTACCTCGCAGAGCACACCCTTGAAGTGTTCGGCGTGGACCGCGACATCGAAGTTATTCACAACTTCGTGGACAGCGACCGCTTCGTGCGGGTCACCGACCCCACCATCCGCGCCCGGTTCGCTCACCCGGACGAGGCGCTGCTCGTGCACGTCAGCAACTTCCGCCCTGTGAAACGCGCCGCGGACGTGGTGCAGGTGTTCGCACGGGTCGCGGCGGAAATCCCCGCGCGGCTCCTGATGATCGGAGACGGCCCGGAAAAGCCCCGCGCTGTTGAACTCGCGCAGCAGCTGGGCGTCATTGGACGCACCCACTTCCTGGGCTCCTTCCCGGATGTGGAAACCGTGCTGGGCATCAGCGACCTGTTCCTGCTGCCCAGCCAGCAGGAAAGTTTCGGACTGGCGGCACTCGAGGCCATGAGCTGCGAGGTGCCGGTTGTGGCAGCGCGCGCCGGCGGCATCCCAGAGGTCGTGCAGGACGGCGTCACCGGTTTCCTCGCCGACGTGGGTGACGTGGACCGCATGGCCGACGCCTCCCTGAGCATTCTGCGCAACCGTGACCTGTACCAGCTGATGGGGCAGGCCGGGCGACAGGCCGCAGTCGAAACCTTCCATCCCTCGAGAATCGTGCCGAAGTACCTCGCAGCGTACGAACGAACGGTCCGGGGCGAACCCGTCGCCTGA
- the ilvD gene encoding dihydroxy-acid dehydratase codes for MTDTTRKSKLNWNSHQVTQGDERAPNRAMLRAVGFQDGDFEKPIIGVAHAQSNITPCNNGLGELADHITGAIREGGGMPQVYGTITVSDGISMGTEGMKCSLVSREVIADSIETASRGMSHDGVIVVGGCDKNMPGAMIGIARLNIPAIFVYGGTIKPGHYDGKDLTIVSVFEAVGAFGAGKISREDFTEIEKRACPGNGSCGGMYTANTMSSAFEAMGMSLPHSSTMSAVDAEKAVSSADSARALLRLIEQDIRPLDILTKEAFENAITVIMAVGGSTNAVLHLMAIAHACDIDLTLADFERIRERTPVFCDLKPSGRYVATDLHEVGGIPRVMKMLLKEGLLHGDCLTVTGRTVAENLADEQDEPDAGQDVIRPFQTPLYTEGHLAILRGNLAPDGSVAKISGLKSIKITGPARVFNSEEDAMHAIMGNQIRAGDVLVIRYEGPRGGPGMREMLSPTSAIIGKGLGDSVGLITDGRFSGGTYGLVVGHVAPEAFVGGPIALVEEGDIIELNAETLTLNVQLSAEELERRRAAWVAPEPRYTRGVLAKYARLVSSAAVGAYTD; via the coding sequence ATGACGGACACCACGCGCAAAAGCAAGTTGAACTGGAACAGTCATCAGGTGACGCAGGGTGACGAACGGGCCCCGAACCGCGCAATGCTGCGCGCCGTCGGCTTTCAGGACGGCGACTTCGAAAAGCCGATCATCGGCGTGGCCCACGCGCAGAGCAACATCACCCCCTGCAACAACGGCCTGGGCGAACTCGCCGATCACATCACCGGTGCCATCCGGGAGGGCGGCGGCATGCCGCAGGTGTACGGCACCATCACCGTGTCCGACGGCATCAGCATGGGCACCGAGGGCATGAAGTGCTCCCTAGTGAGCCGTGAGGTGATCGCCGACTCCATCGAGACGGCGTCACGCGGCATGTCGCACGACGGAGTGATCGTGGTGGGCGGCTGCGACAAGAACATGCCCGGCGCCATGATCGGAATTGCCCGCCTGAACATTCCCGCCATCTTCGTGTACGGCGGGACCATCAAGCCCGGACACTACGACGGCAAGGACCTCACGATCGTCAGTGTGTTCGAGGCGGTCGGGGCGTTCGGCGCCGGGAAGATCAGCCGCGAAGACTTCACGGAAATCGAGAAGCGCGCCTGTCCCGGCAACGGATCGTGCGGCGGCATGTACACCGCGAACACCATGTCCTCCGCCTTCGAAGCGATGGGCATGAGCCTGCCCCACTCCAGCACCATGAGCGCCGTGGACGCCGAAAAGGCCGTCTCCAGCGCCGACAGTGCGCGCGCGCTCCTGCGCCTGATTGAGCAGGACATCCGTCCGCTGGACATCCTCACGAAAGAAGCCTTTGAGAACGCCATCACGGTCATCATGGCGGTCGGAGGCAGTACGAACGCCGTGCTGCACCTGATGGCCATCGCCCACGCCTGCGACATCGACCTGACCCTCGCGGACTTCGAACGCATCCGCGAACGCACCCCGGTGTTCTGCGACCTGAAGCCCAGCGGCCGGTACGTTGCCACCGACCTGCACGAGGTGGGCGGCATCCCACGCGTCATGAAGATGCTGCTCAAGGAAGGCCTGCTGCACGGCGACTGCCTGACCGTGACCGGCCGAACCGTGGCCGAGAACCTCGCCGACGAGCAGGACGAACCCGACGCCGGGCAGGACGTCATCCGACCGTTCCAGACGCCGCTGTACACCGAAGGTCACCTCGCAATCCTGCGCGGCAACCTCGCGCCGGACGGCTCAGTGGCCAAGATCAGCGGCCTGAAAAGCATCAAGATCACCGGACCCGCCCGGGTGTTCAACAGTGAAGAGGACGCCATGCACGCCATCATGGGCAACCAGATCCGCGCCGGTGACGTCCTCGTCATCCGGTACGAGGGGCCACGGGGCGGCCCCGGCATGCGCGAGATGCTCTCCCCCACCAGCGCCATCATCGGCAAAGGTCTCGGCGACAGTGTCGGCCTGATCACCGACGGACGCTTCAGTGGCGGCACGTACGGCCTCGTGGTGGGGCACGTGGCACCCGAAGCGTTCGTGGGCGGCCCTATCGCGCTCGTCGAGGAGGGCGACATCATCGAGCTGAACGCCGAAACGCTGACCCTCAACGTGCAGCTCAGCGCCGAGGAGCTCGAGCGGCGCCGGGCCGCGTGGGTGGCGCCAGAGCCCCGTTACACACGCGGCGTGCTCGCCAAGTACGCCCGGCTGGTCAGCAGCGCCGCCGTTGGCGCCTACACCGACTGA
- a CDS encoding peptidylprolyl isomerase produces the protein MKRFLLTALLLSGVALAQTSAPATPTTAPATTAAPAQDSTAVVARVGQESFTVADFDRAFRLAVARVLNAQGIPFEVSYLTEFAEARGDFLKQYVRDRAVYQLARVNNKADASTLDKQMQEARADFETDAAFQDALIATGYGSADELRAELERQAIVGAYLQGIQKRFTFGDALVNGYYNLHKDAFRQDPEACVKHILVTTQAEAQAITKDLTGGADFAVLAKAKSQDPGSAAQGGDLGCFGPGEMVDTFDAASFKGAVNQVQTVQSQFGWHVLVVTKRTQAGLLPLAEAAPRIREQLAREASQKYLDTQVARISSESFPDRVGAVPATK, from the coding sequence GTGAAACGATTCCTGCTGACCGCCCTGCTGCTCTCGGGCGTGGCGCTGGCCCAGACCAGTGCGCCCGCGACACCCACCACTGCGCCCGCCACGACGGCCGCCCCCGCCCAGGACTCCACGGCCGTTGTGGCGCGCGTCGGGCAGGAGTCGTTCACGGTGGCGGACTTCGACCGGGCGTTCCGGCTGGCGGTGGCCCGCGTTCTGAACGCCCAGGGCATCCCCTTCGAGGTGAGCTACCTCACGGAATTCGCCGAGGCGCGCGGGGACTTCCTGAAACAGTACGTGCGTGACCGCGCGGTGTACCAGCTGGCCCGCGTGAACAACAAGGCCGACGCCAGCACCCTGGACAAGCAGATGCAGGAAGCCCGCGCGGACTTCGAGACGGACGCCGCCTTTCAGGACGCCCTGATTGCCACCGGGTACGGCAGTGCCGACGAACTGCGCGCCGAACTGGAACGTCAGGCGATCGTGGGCGCGTACCTGCAGGGCATCCAGAAACGGTTCACGTTCGGCGACGCCCTGGTCAACGGGTACTACAACCTGCACAAAGACGCCTTCCGGCAGGATCCGGAAGCGTGCGTGAAGCACATTCTGGTGACCACGCAGGCCGAGGCGCAGGCCATCACCAAGGACCTCACGGGCGGCGCGGACTTCGCGGTGCTCGCCAAAGCGAAGAGCCAGGACCCTGGCAGCGCCGCGCAGGGCGGGGACCTGGGCTGCTTCGGCCCGGGGGAGATGGTGGACACCTTCGACGCGGCCAGCTTCAAGGGCGCCGTGAATCAGGTGCAGACCGTGCAGTCGCAGTTCGGCTGGCACGTGCTGGTCGTCACCAAGCGCACCCAGGCCGGCCTGCTGCCCCTGGCGGAAGCCGCGCCCAGGATCCGCGAGCAGCTGGCGCGCGAAGCGTCCCAGAAGTACCTGGACACCCAGGTGGCCCGCATCAGCAGCGAAAGCTTCCCGGACCGCGTGGGCGCCGTGCCCGCCACGAAGTAA